One Ostrea edulis chromosome 2, xbOstEdul1.1, whole genome shotgun sequence genomic region harbors:
- the LOC130051574 gene encoding uncharacterized protein LOC130051574 produces the protein MSASDGNRAKAKPTSISKALEFCSGCVSATTLKDARTQYSALSDLAKELGTTLKQQLKTQTKDIKFRHLTDEDKDLGGALYITLYKAEDRVNLTNIWPNYQFLIEVYKRHKGISSARVKIEAQMDPRETKGAIIETLELYESSGYDKKKRREARKQYDSIMTHQLSSFALELQALQEKHKKTIIEPQHVHAQHRKRAPELYDIVADAWGNRHPRAEEAIKDLFFIMEAYCRVKERTNSASTYTDARSTHMSTASSSFSSTTHLVTTSTESVLKRCAAKYKGDLLKKAEDELKQLKKLDRDIKHRSDLEKRKYEWHMKGSEGPAELLRSIPRPERPLHKVLQWAKDEGIADSELALLEYGSLLHSEKLFKETESPTGVSEHAVGTSASVYEPTERNSIEDILHSMRKVVNNEVYGEATKEYKKLQEIEKMIARDDALRSRKDHWKIYVRDGPHRYIDVEIPNRPLHIVLNRAHNEGVKGSDFALMDYGSMLHSEVLYESKDNMPMIVPMPQELKKTEDIQTRHRTTVHVDKKPASVPLVHDREPKRRERGIPHYDDEQIFILQSEIDKLKEQLNIKNSEVEDLTSRLSQAASNSLMHNNPNIADLSDRNRPTKLGERFGQLYDNEWSDAHETLKLTIRSENEIFSILADVVRDIFRYCEEALRQQIIDIKHDLEKRTREPSFYHDAKKFQAIGKTDEMLSWMCEKYATEFQKGNAMYSVQGLAKIYKDYCKHRRFLRTYPHVIEKIDPYIDMTVELCWLMCAQTPPMQLVFAKRRSRVDKLLFRCMGHSGDTVDICIWPAVLLHDGGPVVMKGQVLPL, from the exons ATGTCTGCAAGTGATGGCAATAGAGCAAAAGCAAAG CCTACGTCCATCAGCAAAGCTCTAGAATTCTGCAGTGGCTGTGTTAGTGCGACAACTCTAAAGGATGCCCGGACTCAATACTCTGCATTGTCTGACCTAGCGAAAGAACTGGGTACAACTTTAAAACAACAA CTGAAGACACAAACAAAGGATATTAAATTCCGACACTTGACAGATGAAGATAAAGACCTTGGTGGGGCATTATATATCACATTATACAAGGCAGAAGACCGAGTGAATCTGACGAATATATGGCCAAACTACCAGTTCCTTATAGAAGTCTATAAAAGACATAAAGGAATATCTAGCGCT AGAGTTAAAATAGAGGCGCAAATGGACCCCAGAGAAACCAAGGGCGCTATCATTGAAACACTAGAGCTTTACGAATCGAGTGGATATGACAAGAAAAAGAGAAGAGAAGCACGAAAGCAATACGACTCTATAATGACGCATCAACTAAGCTCTTTTGCTTTAGAA CTTCAGGCACTTCAAGAAAAGCATAAGAAAACTATTATCGAACCTCAGCATGTACATGCACAACACCGGAAAAGAGCACCAGAACTCTATGATATTGTTGCTGATGCATGGGGAAATAGACACCCTCGTGCAGAAGAAGCAATCAAAGATTTGTTTTTTATCATGGAAGCTTACTGTCGTGTTAAAGAG aGAACGAATTCTGCATCAACATATACTGATGCAAGGAGTACCCACATGTCCACGGCCAGTTCTTCCTTTTCGTCAACGACTCATCTCGTAACAACCAGTACAGAATCTGTTCTTAAGCGATGTGCTGCAAAGTATAAAGGCGATCTCCTTAAAAAGGCTGAAGACGAATTAAAACAACTCAAGAAACTAGACAGAGACATAAAACACCGAAGTGATTTG GAAAAGCGTAAATATGAATGGCATATGAAAGGTTCGGAGGGCCCTGCTGAGTTGCTGAGATCTATCCCACGGCCCGAGAGACCGCTACACAAGGTTCTTCAGTGGGCCAAAGATGAGGGGATTGCAGACAGTGAATTGGCTCTGTTAGAGTACGGCTCTCTTCTTCACTCGGAGAAACTGTTTAAGGAAACGGAGAGTCCAACg GGCGTAAGTGAACACGCAGTTGGAACAAGCGCATCTGTTTATGAACCAACAGAACGAAATAGCATTGAGGATATCTTACACAGCATGAGAAAGGTTGTCAACAATGAAGTGTACGGAGAGGCGACAAAGGAATACAAGAAGCTAcaagaaattgagaaaatgaTCGCAAGGGATGATGCGTTG AGATCAAGGAAAGACCATTGGAAAATCTATGTACGGGACGGACCTCACAGGTATATTGATGTGGAAATACCGAACAGGCCTCTCCACATAGTGCTAAATCGTGCTCATAACGAAGGTGTCAAGGGCAGTGATTTTGCTTTAATGGATTACGGATCTATGCTTCACTCAGAAGTTCTCTACGAAAGTAAAGACAATATGCCAATG ATAGTGCCAATGCCTCAGGAATTGAAGAAAACTGAGGATATACAAACTCGACACCGAACTACTGTGCATGTTGATAAGAAACCTGCTTCAGTTCCTTTGGTTCACGATAGAGAACCAAAAAGGAGAGAAAGGGGGATACCACATTACGATGACGAGCAAATATTCATTTTACAGAGTGAAATCGACAAGCTCAAGGAGCAGTTAAACATAAAAAACTCGGAAGTTGAAGATTTGACATCGAG ATTAAGTCAAGCGGCAAGTAATAGTTTGATGCATAACAACCCGAACATAGCCGATCTCAGTGATAGAAATCGTCCAACAAAATTAGGGGAACGATTTGGACAACTTTACGACAACGAATGGTCTGACGCTCATGAAACATTAAAGCTTACCATACGTTCAGAAAacgaaatattttcaattcttgCAGATGTTGTCAGG GACATTTTCCGATACTGTGAAGAGGCTCTGCGGCAGCAAATCATAGATATTAAACATGACCTAGAAAAACGGACGCGGGAGCCTAGCTTTTACCATGATGCAAAG AAATTTCAAGCAATTGGAAAAACAGATGAAATGCTGAGTTGGATGTGTGAAAAATATGCCACTGAATTTCAAAAAGGAAATGCTATGTATTCAGTGCAAGGATTAGCTAAG ATATATAAAGATTACTGTAAACATAGAAGATTCTTGAGGACGTACCCTCATGTTATTGAGAAAATAGATCCCTATATTGACATGACAGTTGAGCTGTGTTGGCTGATGTGTGCCCAGACGCCTCCCATGCAACTGGTCTTTGCAAAAAGGAGAAGTAGAGTTGATAAATTGCTTTTCCGGTGCATGGGACATTCAGGAGATACAGTTGATATTTGTATTTGGCCCGCTGTCTTGCTTCATGATGGAGGCCCTGTGGTAATGAAAGGTCAGGTTCTACCTTTGTGA
- the LOC130051575 gene encoding uncharacterized protein LOC130051575, with product MMAGREQSTVQTIAEVFKRFGKSVDEHHLNIAHNQYRKLCDQAKSLAKKDTKTHDYLLSFYEENGDDYPASLSDDQKQTCLPLYDFLCSAGTVFDLTKIWPTYVFLVEVYNKQKKKSKRPGPHSNKSGDFIPQILQGMKSDVESDTWKAAQTEYVKLSQNERQMENDPDLAREKELWVLNGDVAAQKFLDNIEYMDRALYITIKEALQKNMEGSETAWCQYGSLLHSSELLRRSKEQKARRYEKEVDELRERCEELARQNEKKSQEIEELTTRLSEVASLRMSMGNPNCADLGDSNRPTKIGEKFSELYNNEWTQLFESLESEIEDETERISKLCECVQMAFIFCKERSELQLEELQILTADVLSFRRTQGEEETNKQKDFQMKKGTLCHLLDIRKQCSFMSLPNICQMFKESHTFSETNNDDILRDIDAYLNGCVETCWLMCIQDPPMILVTPEKGDKIVTQQFAMYKTTGDTVETCVWPALLLCENGGVVCKGHVLPK from the exons ATGATGGCGGGTCGAGAACAG TCGACTGTGCAAACAATTGCTGAGGTCTTTAAGAGATTTGGAAAAAGTGTTGACGAACATCACCTCAATATAGCTCATAATCAGTACAGAAAGCTGTGTGATCAGGCTAAGTCTCTCGCCAAAAAAGATACCAAAACG CATGACTACCTGCTATCCTTTTATGAAGAAAATGGTGACGACTATCCAGCTTCTCTCAGTGACGACCAAAAACAAACCTGTCTTCCGTTATACGATTTCCTGTGTAGTGCAGGGACTGTGTTTGATTTGACCAAAATCTGGCCAACATATGTATTCTTGGTGGAAGTGTAtaataaacaaaagaaaaaatcgAAAAGACCG GGTCCTCACTCAAATAAATCAGGAGATTTCATTCCTCAAATTTTACAAGGTATGAAATCTGATGTGGAATCGGATACTTGGAAAGCGGCACAAACTGAGTATGTTAAACTCAGTCAGAATGAAAGACAGATGGAAAACGATCCTGATTTG GCAAGAGAGAAGGAGTTGTGGGTTTTAAATGGTGACGTAGCTGCACAGAAATTTCtagacaatattgaatatatggATAGAGCTCTGTATATAACGATCAAGGAGGCACTGCAGAAGAACATGGAAGGAAGCGAAACTGCTTGGTGTCAATATGGATCTCTTTTACATTCATCAGAGCTTTTGAGACGGAGTAAAGAGCAAAAG GCTAGACGATACGAAAAGGAAGTCGATGAATTACGAGAAAGGTGTGAAGAATTGGCAAGACAGAAcgaaaaaaagtcacaggagATTGAGGAACTTACTACCAG GTTGAGTGAAGTGGCCAGTCTGAGGATGTCAATGGGAAATCCGAATTGTGCGGATCTCGGTGATTCCAATCGACCAACAAAAATCGGGGAGAAATTTTCTGAGCTTTATAACAACGAGTGGACACAACTATTTGAAAGTTTGGAATCTGAAATAGAGGACGAAACAGAGAGAATATCAAAGCTTTGTGAATGTGTGCAA atggcattcatattttgtaaagagAGAAGTGAGTTGCAGCTTGAAGAGTTACAGATCTTAACAGCAGATGTTTTGTCATTTAGACGAACACAGGGCGAGGAA gaGACCAACAAACagaaagattttcaaatgaagaAAGGCACTCTTTGTCACTTGTTAGATATAAGGAAACAATGTTCTTTTATGTCTTTACCTAATATTTGCCAG ATGTTTAAAGAATCGCACACGTTTTCAGAAACAAATAACGATGATATTTTGAGAGATATTGATGCATATCTGAATGGCTGTGTGGAAACCTGCTGGCTGATGTGCATTCAGGATCCGCCAATGATCCTCGTCACTCCAGAGAAAGGAGATAAAATAGTAACACAACAGTTTGCAATGTACAAAACTACGGGTGATACAGTTGAAACGTGCGTGTGGCCTGCACTCTTATTGTGTGAAAATGGCGGTGTTGTGTGTAAAGGTCATGTGCTTCCTAAATAA